Proteins encoded in a region of the Phoenix dactylifera cultivar Barhee BC4 chromosome 3, palm_55x_up_171113_PBpolish2nd_filt_p, whole genome shotgun sequence genome:
- the LOC103718204 gene encoding ran-binding protein 1 homolog a-like isoform X1 — MASADPERRDEVEAGEVAGGEEEDTGAQIAPIIRLEEVAVTTGEEEEDVLLDLKAKLYRFDKEGKQWKERGTGNVKLLKHKESGKVRLVMRQAKTLKICANHLVLPSIKMQEHVGNDKSCVWHAVDFSEGELKEEMFCIRLGSVENCKKFKEKVEGVAESLGKNEERESKDVSATAGLVEKLSVGESTSEVTNSASAPAETAEPASTADVKKDETEA, encoded by the exons ATGGCGAGTGCCGATCCCGAGCGCCGGGACGAGGTGGAGGCTGGCGAGGTCGCCGGCGGCGAGGAGGAGGACACCGGAGCCCAGATCGCCCCCATCATTCGCCTCGAGGAGGTTGCCGTAACCAccggcgaggaggaggaggacgtccTTCTCGACCT AAAGGCGAAGCTCTACCGGTTCGACAAGGAGGGAAAACAGTGGAAGGAGAGGGGGACTGGGAACGTGAAGCTCCTCAAGCACAAGGAGTCCGGCAAGGTCCGGCTGGTCATGCGGCAAGCCAAGACCCTCAAGATCTGCGCCAACCATCTAG TTCTTCCGTCGATCAAGATGCAGGAACACGTGGGGAATGATAAGTCGTGTGTTTGGCATGCGGTGGATTTTTCTGAAGGGGAATTGAAAGAGGAGATGTTCTGCATTCGGTTGGGCTCTGTTGAGA ACTGCAAGAAGTTCAAGGAGAAGGTTGAAGGTGTTGCCGAATCTCTTGGaaagaatgaagagagagagagcaaggatGTCTCAGCTACTGCTGGACTCGTGGAGAAATTGAGTGTTGGTGAAAGCACAAGCGAGGTCACAAACAGTGCATCTGCTCCTGCTGAGACAGCAGAACCTGCTTCTACTGCAGATGTGAAGAAAGATGAAACAGAAGCTTAA
- the LOC103718204 gene encoding ran-binding protein 1 homolog c-like isoform X2, giving the protein MASADPERRDEVEAGEVAGGEEEDTGAQIAPIIRLEEVAVTTGEEEEDVLLDLKAKLYRFDKEGKQWKERGTGNVKLLKHKESGKVRLVMRQAKTLKICANHLVLPSIKMQEHVGNDKSCVWHAVDFSEGELKEEMFCIRLGSVEISLCLCSKTARSSRRRLKVLPNLLERMKRERARMSQLLLDSWRN; this is encoded by the exons ATGGCGAGTGCCGATCCCGAGCGCCGGGACGAGGTGGAGGCTGGCGAGGTCGCCGGCGGCGAGGAGGAGGACACCGGAGCCCAGATCGCCCCCATCATTCGCCTCGAGGAGGTTGCCGTAACCAccggcgaggaggaggaggacgtccTTCTCGACCT AAAGGCGAAGCTCTACCGGTTCGACAAGGAGGGAAAACAGTGGAAGGAGAGGGGGACTGGGAACGTGAAGCTCCTCAAGCACAAGGAGTCCGGCAAGGTCCGGCTGGTCATGCGGCAAGCCAAGACCCTCAAGATCTGCGCCAACCATCTAG TTCTTCCGTCGATCAAGATGCAGGAACACGTGGGGAATGATAAGTCGTGTGTTTGGCATGCGGTGGATTTTTCTGAAGGGGAATTGAAAGAGGAGATGTTCTGCATTCGGTTGGGCTCTGTTGAGA TTTCCCTTTGTCTTTGTTCCAAGACTGCAAGAAGTTCAAGGAGAAGGTTGAAGGTGTTGCCGAATCTCTTGGaaagaatgaagagagagagagcaaggatGTCTCAGCTACTGCTGGACTCGTGGAGAAATTGA